In one window of Apis mellifera strain DH4 linkage group LG12, Amel_HAv3.1, whole genome shotgun sequence DNA:
- the LOC552286 gene encoding acetyl-CoA carboxylase isoform X4 codes for MLRGLLDTFLGNDNRREEGEEERRSTENENKSFSIGDAMAENPVSFVVGGPDNDPAEESEVEDTFPSETNDFETQNAMAGLIERRKRLRPSMSQGTVMIQTQSRLHEKDFTIATPEEFVHRFGGTRVINKVLIANNGIAAVKCMRSIRRWSYEMFKNERAVRFVVMVTPEDLKANAEYIKMADQYVPVPGGTNNNNYANVELIVDIAIRTQVQAVWAGWGHASENPKLPELLHKNNMCFIGPSERAMWALGDKIASSIVAQTADVPTLPWSGSELTAQYSGKKIKISSELFKKGCVSTVEECLAAANKIGFPIMVKASEGGGGKGIRKVENAEELPTLFRQVQTEIPGSPIFIMKLAKCARHLEVQLLADNYGNAISLFGRDCSIQRRHQKIIEEAPAVIAKPEVFEEMEKAAVRLAKMVGYVSAGTVEYLYDTSGRYYFLELNPRLQVEHPCTEMVSDVNLPAAQLQIAMGLPLHHIKDIRLLYGESPWGDSVIDFDQPRHKPQPWGHVIAARITSENPDEGFKPSSGTVQELNFRSSKNVWGYFSVGASGGLHEFADSQFGHCFSWGEDRNQARENLVIALKELSIRGDFRTTVEYLITLLETESFQQNNIDTAWLDLLIAERVRSDKPDVLLAVTCGALHIADRTITAAFTGFQTALEKGQIQASNDLDNIIDVELINDGYKYKVQTAKSGPNSYFLVMNGSYKEVEVHRLSDGGLLLSLDGASFTTYMREEVDRYRIIIGNQTCIFEKDNDPSLLRSPSAGKLISYLVEDGGHVNAGQAYAEIEVMKMVMTITASEAGRVFYVKRPGAILEAGTLIAQLELDDPSLVTKAQDYTGQFPETAAPAIPEKLNHLHAKYRIALENTLAGYCLPDPYHLPRVRELLEKFMNSLRDPSLPLLELQEVIATISGRIPISVEKKIRKLMSLYERNITSVLAQFPSQQIAAVIDGHAATLSKRSERDVFFLTTQAIVQLVQRYRNGIRGRMKTAVHELLRQYYTVESQFQQGHYDKCVSALIEQYKDDVATVTAMIFSHNQVTKKNVLVTMLIDHLWANEPGLTDELSSTLTELTSLNRTEHSRVALRARQILIAAHQPAYELRHNQMESIFLSAVDMYGHDFHPENLQKLILSETSIFDILHDFFYHSNRAVCNAALEVYVRRAYISYELTCLQHLELSGEVPLVHFQFLLPNNHPNIQNQSSVNHRIGAMAAFQDMDQFVRYSDEVFDLLEDLSSVTTVSAKVLEAVDAAGSESRHSTSINVSLSTAETAGPVEVGERPTEPVHILSIAVQEKENHDDAIMAKIFGDWCATNKEELILRGIKRITFAALKKRQFPKFFTFRQRDGFVEDKIYRHLEPGCAFQLELNRMRTYDLEALPTSNQKMHLYLGQAKVAKGQQVTDYRFFIRSIIRHSDLITKEASFDYLHNEGERVLLEAMDELEVAFSHPLAKRTECNHIFLNFVPTVIMDPARIEESVTSMVLRYGPRLWKLRVRHAEIKMTIRPAPGKPTSIIRLCIANDSGYSIDLHLYTEITDPKTGIIRFESYPSAKANGTWRPGPMHGLPISTPYLTKDYLQAKRFQAQSAGTTYVYDLPDMFRQQTEKLWHKYIEEREQSDITIPNTVMDCVELVLEGENLVEQKRLPGENNIGMVAWRLRLYTPEYPITGRDIILIANDLTHLIGSFGPKEDLVFFKASERARQLGIPRIYFSANSGARIGLAEEVKGLFRIAWEDDDEPEKGFKYIYLTPDDYARLAPFNSVKTSLIEDKGESRYKITDIIGKEDGLGVENLKYAGMIAGETSKAYDEIVTISIVSCRAIGIGSYLLRLGQRVIQIENSHIILTGYKALNVVLGREVYASNNQLGGIQIMHNNGISHATDVRDIEGIATALRWLSYCPKYKGAPLPILSSLLPDPIDREITYVPTKTAYDPRLMLEGRIQNGTNYWESGFFDRGSWQEIMRPWAQTVVTGRARLGGIPCGVIAVETRTVELHLPADPANLDSEAKTISQAGQVWFPDSAYKTAQAIQDFGKEELPLFIFANWRGFSGGMKDMYEQIIKFGAYIVDGLRKYTKPIFIYIPPNGELRGGAWAVVDPTINPRYMEMFADNTSRAGVLEPSGIVEIKFRNKDLIKTMHRIDTVIQKLKENLSNVNSPEERKEIESQIRKREQTLEPMYHQVAIHFADLHDTPERMYEKNVIHDIIPWRKARRLLYWRLRRRLLEDEIKEEVLSTQRNLDVDFRQVGAMLRRWFIEDKGATESYLWDQDEVATNWLENQRQDENSVVSRNITCVKQDAIVSRIKEALEACPEVRLNAILEIAHRLHPAERTELQRTLSQIEMTAQEHHNDSSGSS; via the exons ATGCTTCGAGGTCTTCTGGATACTTTTCTCG GTAACGATAAcagaagagaggagggagaggaggagaggaggtcGACAGAGAACGAGAACAAATCCTTCAGCATCGGTGACGCTATGGCGGAAAATCCGGTGAGCTTCGTGGTTGGGGGGCCAGACAACGATCCCGCCGAAGAGTCGGAAGTGGAGGATACCTTTCCATCCGAAACAAACGATTTCGAGACGCAGAATGCCATGGCAGGCTTGATCGAGCGCCGCAAGCGGCTCAg GCCCAGTATGTCGCAGGGTACGGTGATGATCCAGACGCAAAGCCGGCTACATGAAAAGGACTTTACCATTGCCACACCTGAAGAATTTGTTCATCGTTTCGGCGGTACAAGAGTCATTAACAAA gTTTTGATTGCCAACAATGGAATAGCAGCAGTAAAATGTATGCGTTCGATCCGTCGATGGTCCTACGAAATGTTCAAGAACGAACGCGCTGTGCGCTTTGTTGTAATGGTAACTCCGGAAGATTTGAAAGCGAACGCAGAATACATCAAAATGGCAGACCAATACGTACCTGTACCAGGTGGAACcaacaacaataattatgCAAACGTCGAGCTGATCGTAGACATCGCTATACGTACGCAAGTCCAGGCTGTATGGGCAGGATGGGGTCATGCATCAGAAAATCCAAAGTTGCCAGAATTGcttcataaaaataacatgTGTTTCATTG gacCATCCGAAAGAGCAATGTGGGCTCTTGGAGATAAAATTGCATCTAGTATTGTAGCACAAACTGCAGATGTACCTACACTTCCCTGGTCAGGTTCAGAATTGACGGCGCAATATAGTgggaagaagataaaaatatcttcagaACTTTTCAAAAAAGGATGCGTTTCAACGGTAGAGGAATGCTTGGCAGCAGCCAATAAAATAGGCTTTCCTATAATGGTAAAAGCTAGCGAAGGAGGTGGTGGCAAAGGTATAAGAAAAGTTGAAAACGCTGAAGAATTACCTACGTTATTTAG GCAGGTACAAACTGAGATACCTGGATCTCCGATATTCATTATGAAATTAGCAAAATGTGCACGTCATTTAGAGGTTCAATTACTAGCTGATAATTATGGAAATGCGATATCGTTGTTCGGTCGTGATTGTTCTATTCAGAGAAGacatcaaaaaattatcgaagagGCACCAGCCGTAATTGCTAAACCTGAAGTCTttgaagaaatggaaaaa GCTGCTGTAAGATTAGCCAAAATGGTTGGATATGTCAGTGCGGGTACTGTCGAATATCTTTACGACACTTCTGGACGGTATTACTTTTTGGAATTGAATCCACGTCTTCAAGTAGAACATCCATGTACTGAAATGGTATCTGATGTTAATTTACCTGCGGCTCAACTTCAGATTGCTATGGGATTGCCCTTACATCATATTAAAGACATTCGTCTTCTTTATGGTGAAAGTCCATGGGGAGATAGCGTCATTGATTTCGATCAACCACGACATAAACCTCAACCATGGGGTCATGTGATAGCAGCAAGAATTACTAGTGAAAATCCTGATGAag gtTTTAAACCAAGTTCGGGTACCGTtcaagaattgaattttcggTCTTCAAAAAATGTTTGGGGTTATTTCTCGGTAGGAGCTTCTGGAGGTCTTCACGAATTCGCAGATTCTCAGTTTGGTCATTGTTTTTCTTGGGGAGAGGATCGTAACCAGGCCCGAGAAAATTTAGTCATAGCTTTAAAAGAATTGAGTATTAGGGGTGATTTCAGAACCACTGTCGAATATTTGATCACATTATTAGAAACTGAATCTTTTCAACAAAACAATATAGACACTGCTTGGCTTGATTTATTGATTGCCGAACGCGTTAGAAGTGATAAACCGGATGTATTATTAGCCGTAACATGTGGCGCGCTTCATATCGCTGATAGGACAATCACGGCCGCTTTCACTGGATTTCAAACAGCATTGGAAAAAGGACAAATACAAGCTAGTAatgatttagataatattatcgat GTTGAACTTATTAACgatggatataaatataaagtacaGACTGCTAAGTCAGGTCCTAATAGTTATTTTCTTGTTATGAACGGTTCCTACAAAGAAGTAGAAGTACATCGACTGTCAGATGGAGGATTGCTGCTTTCTTTAGATGGTGCAAGTTTTACTACTTATATGAGGGAAGAAGTTGATCGTTATAGAATTATCATTGGAAATCAAACTTGCATCTTTGAAAAGGATAACGATCCTTCTTTATTAAGATCACCATCAGCCGGAAAATTGATCAGTTATTTGGTGGAAGATGGTGGACATGTGAATGCTGGACAAGCCTATGCAGAAATTGAAGTTATGAAAATGGTAATGACAATAACAGCGAGCGAAGCTGGTCGTGTCTTCTATGTTAAAAGACCGGGTGCTATTCTTGAGGCTGGTACTTTGATTGCTCAATTAGAGTTGGACGATCCGTCTTTGGTAACAAAAGCCCAAGATTATACTGGTCAATTCCCAGAAACTGCAGCACCAGCAATAccggaaaaattaaatcatttacatGCTAAATATAGAATCGCTTTAGAAAACACTTTAGCAGGATATTGTTTGCCAGATCCATATCATTTACCTCGAGTACGAGAACTTCTtgagaaatttatgaattcacTTCGTGATCCTAGCTTACCTCTACTTGAACTACAAGAAGTAATCGCAACAATATCAGGAAGAATTCCGATTTCTGTCGAGAAGAAAATCAGAAAATTAATGTCgttatatgaaagaaatataacttCTGTTTTAGCTCAATTTCCTAGTCAACAAATTGCTGCTGTAATTGATGGACATGCAGCAACTCTTTCAAAGCGATCTGAACGtgacgtattttttttaactactcAAGCTATAGTACAATTAGTACAAAGATATAGAAATGGAATACGTGGAAGAATGAAAACTGCTGTTCACGAACTTCTTCGACAATATTATACAGTTGAAAGCCAGTTCCAACAAGGGCATTATGATAAATGTGTTTCAGCTTTAATAGAACAGTACAAAGATGATGTAGCAACAGTAACAGCTATGATCTTTAGTCACAATCAAGTCACAAAGAAGAATGTTTTAGTAACAATGCTCATTGATCATCTTTGGGCAAATGAACCTGGCCTCACGGATGAATTGTCGAGTACATTGACAGAATTAACGAGTTTGAATCGTACAGAGCATAGTCGTGTGGCATTACGTGCAAGACAAATTCTAATCGCTGCTCACCAACCTGCATATGAATTAAGACATAATCAAATGGaatctatatttttgtcaGCAGTAGATATGTACGGCCATGATTTCCATccagaaaatttacaaaaattgattctttctGAAACatctattttcgatattttacacgatttcttttatcattccaATCGTGCAGTTTGTAATGCTGCTTTAGAAGTTTATGTTCGCAGAGCTTATATCAGTTATGAGTTAACGTGTTTACAACATTTAGAACTATCAGGTGAAGTACCACTTGTACATTTCCAATTCTTATTACCTAATAATCATCCCAATATACAGAATCAATCTTCAGTTAATCATAGAATTGGAGCTATGGCAGCTTTCCAAGACATGGATCAATTCGTTCGATATTCTGACGAAGTTTTCGATCTCTTAGAAGATTTATCTTCGGTTACCACAGTTTCAGCCAAAGTTTTAGAAGCAGTAGATGCAGCTGGAAGCGAATCGAGACATAGCACATCTATAAATGTATCTCTAAGTACTGCAGAAACTGCTGGTCCAGTGGAAGTTGGTGAACGACCAACAGAACCGGTACATATTTTAAGTATTGCCGtccaagaaaaggaaaatcacGATGATGCTATAATGGCAAAAATTTTTGGAGATTGGTGTGCtacaaataaagaagaattaatcttGCGAGGTATAAAGAGAATCACGTTCGCTGCTTTAAAGAAAAGACAATTTCCTAAATTCTTTACATTTCGTCAAAGAGATGGTTTTgttgaagataaaatttatcgacatCTTGAACCTGGTTGCGCTtttcaattagaattaaatagaatgaGAACTTATGATCTTGAAGCTTTACCAACTTCGAATCAAAAAATGCATCTGTATCTTGGTCAAGCAAAAGTTGCTAAAGGACAACAAGTTACAGATTATCGTTTCTTTATTCGTTCTATTATAAGACATTCTGATCTTATCACAAAAGAAGCTAGTTTTGATTATCTCCATAATGAAGGTGAACGTGTTTTATTAGAAGCTATGGATGAATTAGAAGTTGCATTTTCACATCCTCTTGCAAAACGTACGGAAtgcaatcatatttttctgaaCTTTGTACCTACAGTTATTATGGATCCAGCAAGAATAGAAGAAAGTGTAACAAGTATGGTATTGAGATATGGTCCAAGATTATGGAAATTACGAGTCCGTCATGCTGAGATTAAAATGACGATTCGTCCAGCACCAGGAAAACCAACATCTATTATACGTTTATGTATTGCTAATGATAGCGGATATAGTATAGATTTACACCTTTACACAGAAATAACTGATCCAAAGACTGGTATCATTCGTTTTGAATCTTATCCTTCTGCAAAAGCAAATGGTACTTGGAGACCTGGACCTATGCATGGTTTACCGATTTCTACGCCATATCTAACCAAAGATTATCTTCAAGCAAAACGATTTCAAGCACAAAGTGCTGGTACaacatatgtatatgattTACCAGACATGTTTAGACAACAAACCGAGAAACTATGGCATAAATACATAGAAGAAAGAGAACAATCTGATATAACGATTCCGAATACTGTAATGGATTGCGTGGAATTAGTATTAGAGGGTGAAAATTTAGTAGAACAGAAACGTCTTCCTGGTGAGAATAATATCGGTATGGTCGCTTGGAGATTAAGACTTTATACACCAGAATATCCTATAACTGGAAGagacattatattaattgcgAACGATTTAACACATTTAATTGGTTCTTTTGGCCCAAAGGAAGATTTAGTATTTTTCAAAGCATCTGAAAGAGCTAGACAACTTGGAATtcctcgaatatatttttccgcAAATTCTGGAGCTCGTATTGGTTTAGCAGAAGAAGTAAAAGGATTATTCAGAATCGCTTGGGAGGATGATGATGAACCAGAAAAaggattcaaatatatatatctaactcCAGATGATTACGCACGCTTAGCACCATTTAATTCAGTAAAAACTTCGTTGATTGAAGATAAGGGAGAATCTCGTTACAAAATTACTGATATTATCGGTAAAGAGGATGGTCTTGGtgtagaaaatttgaaatatgctGGTATGATTGCTGGAGAAACGTCAAAAGCTTATGATGAAATAGTTACAATTTCTATTGTTTCTTGTCGTGCTATTGGTATCGGTTCTTATTTATTACGTCTTGGGCAAAGAGTGattcaaatagaaaattctcATATCATTTTAACCGGATATAAAGCATTAAATGTTGTATTAGGTCGTGAAGTATATGCTAGTAACAATCAATTAGGTGGTATACAAATCATGCATAATAATGGAATATCACATGCAACTGATGTAAGAGATATAGAGGGTATTGCCACTGCTTTAAGATGGTTAAGTTATTGTCCGAAATATAAAGGAGCGCCTCTTCCTATATTATCATCACTTCTTCCTGATCCTATTGATAGAGAGATTACTTATGTTCCTACAAAGACAGCTTATGATCCAAGATTAATGCTTGAAGGTAGAATACAAAATGGTACAAATTATTGGGAGAGTGGATTTTTTGATCGTGGCTCTTGGcag gaaATAATGAGACCTTGGGCTCAAACTGTGGTAACTGGACGAGCTAGATTAGGAGGAATTCCTTGTGGTGTCATTGCAGTAGAAACAAGAACTGTTGAATTGCATTTACCCGCTGATCCTGCTAATCTCGATTCAGAAGCTAAAACAATCTCTCAAGCAGGACAAGTATGGTTTCCTGATAGTGCATATAAAACTGCACAAGCTATTCAAGattttggaaaagaagaacTTCCACTTTTTATCTTTGCTAATTGGAGAGGATTTTCTGGTGGAATGAAAg atatgtatgaacaaattatcaaatttggTGCTTACATTGTGGAtggattaagaaaatatactaaaccaatatttatatatattccaccAAATGGTGAATTAAGAGGTGGTGCTTGGGCAGTTGTTGATCCAACAATAAATCCTCGTTACATGGAAATGTTTGCTGACAATACAAGTCGAGCTGGAGTTTTGGAACCTAGTGGAatagtagaaataaaatttagaaataaagatttaattaaaactatgcATAGGATTGATACAGTAATACAAAAACTTAAA gaaaACTTATCCAATGTAAATTCACCTgaagaacgaaaagaaatcgaaagtcAAATACGTAAGAGAGAACAAACTTTAGAACCTATGTATCATCAAGTTGCAATTCATTTCGCGGATCTTCACGACACACCAGAAAGAATGTACGAAAAAAATGTCATTCATGATATTATTCCATGGCGAAAAGCACGAAGATTACTTTACTGGCGACTTAGAAGAAGACTTTTAGAGGatgaaataaaagaggaaGTTCTTTCAACGCAACGAAATTTAGATGTTGATTTTAGACAAGTAGGTGCGATGTTGCGTAGATGGTTCATAGAGGATAAAGGTGCCACGGAATCATATTTATGGGATCAAGATGAAGTAGCGACGAATTGGTTGGAAAATCAACGACAAGATGAAAATAGTGTTGTTTCACGTAATATCACTTGTGTTAAACAAGATGCAATCGTTTCTCGAATCAAAGAAGCTTTAGAAGCTTGTCCAGAAGTGAgattaaatgcaattttagaaattgcgCACAGACTACATCCAGCAGAACGCACGGAATTACAAAGAACTTTGTCACAAATAGAAATGACTGCACAGGAGCATCATAATGATTCAAGTGGTTCATCCTAA